One Lucilia cuprina isolate Lc7/37 chromosome 4, ASM2204524v1, whole genome shotgun sequence DNA segment encodes these proteins:
- the LOC111684592 gene encoding UNC93-like protein MFSD11: MDIKFVNVLILGFGFMFVFTSFQTMGNIEKTLLVSINKDDPSFKGDGYISLAVIYASFALCNWFAPSFIAFTGPRTAMLVGALTYTFFMVTFLFPTTWLLYVSSALLGAGAAITWTGQGTFLARCSDSGNISRNSGIFWALLQCSMFFGNLFVYYQFQNKDHIDEQTRSLVIGVLIAVAVLGVIFLATLRSVPDNSHMDTELQHPQSPYDRSKVALVSAGKLFLTRDMLMLSMAFLYTGFELSFFSGVYGPSIGFTQKISDTPKEIMGLAGICIGVGEVFGGSLFGILASKTTRFGRDPIVIVGYVIHMIAFLLIFLNLPDAAPFNDTDDMSYFDPPQVWIALVCALMLGFGDACFNTQIYSMLGGVFVKNSVGAFALFKFTQSVAAAISFFYSSHLGLRAQLGILVVTGTIGAACFCIVEWRAKRRAREESQDVSEVSESISDYHK, translated from the exons AtggatataaaatttgtaaatgtgCTCATTTTGGGCTTCGGTTTCATGTTTGTTTTTACCTCTTTCCAAACAATGGGCAATATAGAG AAAACCTTATTAGTAAGTATCAATAAAGATGATCCCAGTTTTAAAGGAGATGGCTATATCAGTTTGGCCGTGATTTATGCCTCCTTTGCATTATGCAATTGGTTTGCACCGTCATTTATAGCATTCACCGGGCCACGTACAGCCATGCTAGTGGGAGCATTAACATATAC ATTCTTTATGGTAACATTTTTGTTTCCCACAACTTGGCTGCTGTATGTTTCGAGTGCTTTATTGGGTGCAGGGGCCGCTATTACTTGGACTGGTCAGGGCACATTTTTGGCACGCTGTAGTGATTCAGGCAATATATCACGTAATTCAGGCATTTTTTGGGCTTTGCTTCAGTGCAGCATGTTTTTCGGCAATCTATTTGTTTATTATCAATTTCAAAATAAGGATCACATTGACGAACAAACTCGTAGTTTAGTTATTGGTGTTTTAATAGCCGTGGCTGTTTTGGGTGTAATATTTTTGGCAACTCTCCGTTCGGTGCCGGATAATTCACATATGGACACAGAGTTGCAACATCCACAATCACCATATGATCGCTCAAAGGTAGCTTTAGTTTCGGCtggtaaattgtttttaacacgGGATATGCTGATGTTGAGTATGGCGTTTTTGTATACAG gTTTTGAACTATCATTCTTTAGCGGAGTCTACGGACCTTCTATCggttttactcaaaaaatatcGGATACACCCAAAGAAATTATGGGATTAGCTGGTATTTGTATAGGTGTAGGCGAAGTTTTCGGAGGCAGTCTTTTTGGTATTTTGGCCTCGAAAACAACACGTTTTGGACGTGATCCTATCGTCATAGTCGGCTATGTTATCCATATGATAGCTTTTctcttaattttcttaaatttaccgGATGCTGCTCCTTTCAATGACACCGATGATATGTCTTACTTTGATCCACCCCAAGTATGGATTGCTTTAGTGTGTGCCTTGATGCTGGGTTTCGGTGATGCCTGTTTTAATACACAAATCTATTCAATGTTAGGTGGAGTATTTGTTAAGAATTCAGTGGGAGCATTTgctttgtttaaatttactCAG TCAGTGGCTGCTGCCATAAGCTTCTTTTATTCTTCACATTTGGGTTTAAGAGCACAATTGGGTATATTGGTAGTGACTGGCACTATAGGCGCTGCCTGCTTTTGTATTGTTGAATGGCGTGCCAAGAGACGGGCTCGCGAAGAGTCTCAAGATGTTTCAGAAGTATCTGAATCAATTTCCGATTatcataaataa
- the LOC111684799 gene encoding inositol polyphosphate 1-phosphatase yields the protein MDDNGSRNLLRSLINASEKAANIARICRSNEQLLQLLVQEKTGDEANARFEHDFKTLADVLIQETIKHDVGGEFPEMKENIKGEESPSFKNSQDENVPIVVGADVTETVECLLQILQAQHQEAAHILAEEVHRSVEFDKVLHEDLPELPNDVDYSQLGIWIDPIDATAEYISGDTIFTNFPGITSTGLDCVTVLIGVYDLNSGLPVIGVISQPFRNKIEDNIYTSALFWGIALPELQAHSKILDNVRERSRLLGIFSSSERADLLQQLLDLGYEFAFSAGAGHKALKVITAEVDAYVLSKASTFKWDTCAPQAILRSLNGDIIDFKTSIKEGKAIPLTYTTPNEDTEGGTDKDWKCNSNGLIAVRDLKLLDTLLEKLAES from the exons ATGGATGACAACGGCAGCCGTAATTTGTTAAGAAGTCTTATTAACGCCTCCGAAAAGGCTGCCAACATTGCTAGAATCTGCCGCTCCAATGAACAATTACTTCAACTGCTGGTGCAGGAGAAAACCGGTGATGAGGCGAATGCTAGGTTTGAACATGATTTCAAGACCTTGGCTGATGTTCTCATCCAGGAAACTATAAAACATGATGTCGGTGGTGAG TTCCctgaaatgaaagaaaatatcaAGGGTGAAGAGTCACCGAGCTTTAAAAATTCTCAAGATGAAAATGTGCCAATTGTGGTGGGGGCAGATGTAACAGAGACAGTCGAATGtttgttacaaattttacaaGCACAACATCAAGAAGCAGCCCATATTCTAGCCGAAGAAGTTCATCGTAGTGTGGAATTTGATAAAGTACTACATGAGGATTTGCCAGAACTACCAAATGATGTGGATTATAGTCAATTGGGTATATGGATTGATCCCATAG ATGCTACCGCGGAATATATATCCGGCGATACAATTTTCACCAATTTTCCCGGTATAACATCCACTGGCTTGGATTGTGTTACCGTCCTAATAGGGGTATATGACCTTAATAGCGGTTTACCTGTCATTGGCGTTATTTCCCAACCGTTTCGTAATAAAATCGAAGACAATATTTATACATCTGCTTTATTTTGGGGTATAGCATTACCCGAGTTACAGGCACACAGCAAAATACTCGATAACGTACGTGAACGCTCACGTCTTTTGGGTATTTTTTCGAGTTCAGAACGAGCAGATTTACTACAGCAATTGCTAGACTTGGGCTATGAATTTGCATTTTCAGCTGGTGCTGGAcataaagctttaaaagttaTTACCGCTGAAGTGGATGCGTATGTATTGAGTAAAGCTTCTACATTTAAATGGGATACTTGTGCACCCCAAGCTATATTACGTTCCTTAAATGGTGATATAATCGATTTTAAAACTAGTATAAAAGAAGGAAAAGCCATACCATTGACTTATACTACCCCTAATGAGGACACCGAAGGTGGAACGGACAAGGATTGGAAGTGTAACAGTAATGGTTTAATAGCTGTTagagatttaaaattattagataCCTTATTAGAGAAATTAGCTGAATCTTaa
- the LOC111684629 gene encoding LIM and senescent cell antigen-like-containing domain protein 1 isoform X3, which translates to MSLDNLHCNRCADGFQPNEKIVNSNGELWHTQCFVCAQCFRSFPDGIFYEFEGRKYCEHDFHVLFAPCCNKCGEFVIGRVIKAMSASWHPQCFRCQLCAKELADSGFIRNQNRALCHECNAKVKAEITGRYVCQKCHGLIDEEPLRFRGEVYHGYHFNCTACGQELDSTAREVKSRPGLAANDMNELYCLRCHDKMGIPICGACRRPIEERVVTALGKHWHVEHFVCAKCEKPFLGHRHYEKRGLAYCETHYHQLFGNLCFVCNQVIAGDVFTALNKAWCVHHFACSVCDTKMTQKSKFYEYDEKPVCKKCYERFPTELRKRLRTAHEMTMNKKM; encoded by the exons ATGTCGTTGGACAATTTACATTGTAATCGATGTGCCGATGGTTTTCAGCCAAATGAAAAAATAGTCAATTCAAATGGTGAATTGTGGCATACACAATGTTTTGT TTGTGCCCAATGTTTCCGCTCTTTTCCCGATGGCATTTTCTATGAGTTTGAGGGTCGTAAATATTGTGAACATGATTTTCATGTCTTATTTGCACCCTGCTGCAATAAGTGTGGTGAATTTGTTATTGGACGTGTTATCAAAGCCATGTCGGCCAGTTGGCATCCACAGTGTTTCCGTTGTCAGTTGTGTGCCAAAGAATTGGCCGATAGCGGTTTTATACGTAATCAAAATCGTGCCTTATGTCATGAGTGTAATGCCAAGGTTAAGGCTGAAATAACTGGTCGTTATGTGTGCCAAAAATGCCA cGGTCTTATTGATGAGGAACCTTTGCGTTTCCGTGGTGAAGTTTATCATGGTTATCATTTCAATTGTACCGCTTGTGGCCAAGAATTAGATTCAACCGCCAGAGAGGTTAAAAGTCGTCCAGGTTTGGCAGCTAATGATATG AATGAATTATATTGCCTGCGTTGCCATGATAAAATGGGTATACCAATTTGTGGCGCCTGTCGTCGTCCCATAGAAGAACGTGTTGTCACCGCCCTGGGCAAACATTGGCATGTAGAG catTTTGTATGTGCCAAATGTGAAAAACCATTCTTGGGACATCGTCATTATGAGAAACGTGGCCTGGCATATTGTGAAACTCATTATCATCAATTGTTTGGCAATTTATGTTTTGTATGCAATCAAGTTATAGCCGGTGATG TTTTCACGGCCCTTAATAAAGCCTGGTGTGTACATCATTTTGCCTGTTCTGTGTGCGATACAAAAATGACTCAGAAATCGAAATTCTATGAATATGATGAGAAGCCAGTTTGTAAGAAATGTTATGAACGTTTCCCCACTGAGCTTAGAAAGCGTTTAAGAACAGCCCATGAAATGACCATgaataagaaaatgtaa
- the LOC111684629 gene encoding LIM and senescent cell antigen-like-containing domain protein 1 isoform X2 — MPPVELQAANMSLDNLHCNRCADGFQPNEKIVNSNGELWHTQCFVCAQCFRSFPDGIFYEFEGRKYCEHDFHVLFAPCCNKCGEFVIGRVIKAMSASWHPQCFRCQLCAKELADSGFIRNQNRALCHECNAKVKAEITGRYVCQKCHGLIDEEPLRFRGEVYHGYHFNCTACGQELDSTAREVKSRPGLAANDMNELYCLRCHDKMGIPICGACRRPIEERVVTALGKHWHVEHFVCAKCEKPFLGHRHYEKRGLAYCETHYHQLFGNLCFVCNQVIAGDVFTALNKAWCVHHFACSVCDTKMTQKSKFYEYDEKPVCKKCYERFPTELRKRLRTAHEMTMNKKM; from the exons ATGCCACCCGTTGA attACAGGCAGCTAACATGTCGTTGGACAATTTACATTGTAATCGATGTGCCGATGGTTTTCAGCCAAATGAAAAAATAGTCAATTCAAATGGTGAATTGTGGCATACACAATGTTTTGT TTGTGCCCAATGTTTCCGCTCTTTTCCCGATGGCATTTTCTATGAGTTTGAGGGTCGTAAATATTGTGAACATGATTTTCATGTCTTATTTGCACCCTGCTGCAATAAGTGTGGTGAATTTGTTATTGGACGTGTTATCAAAGCCATGTCGGCCAGTTGGCATCCACAGTGTTTCCGTTGTCAGTTGTGTGCCAAAGAATTGGCCGATAGCGGTTTTATACGTAATCAAAATCGTGCCTTATGTCATGAGTGTAATGCCAAGGTTAAGGCTGAAATAACTGGTCGTTATGTGTGCCAAAAATGCCA cGGTCTTATTGATGAGGAACCTTTGCGTTTCCGTGGTGAAGTTTATCATGGTTATCATTTCAATTGTACCGCTTGTGGCCAAGAATTAGATTCAACCGCCAGAGAGGTTAAAAGTCGTCCAGGTTTGGCAGCTAATGATATG AATGAATTATATTGCCTGCGTTGCCATGATAAAATGGGTATACCAATTTGTGGCGCCTGTCGTCGTCCCATAGAAGAACGTGTTGTCACCGCCCTGGGCAAACATTGGCATGTAGAG catTTTGTATGTGCCAAATGTGAAAAACCATTCTTGGGACATCGTCATTATGAGAAACGTGGCCTGGCATATTGTGAAACTCATTATCATCAATTGTTTGGCAATTTATGTTTTGTATGCAATCAAGTTATAGCCGGTGATG TTTTCACGGCCCTTAATAAAGCCTGGTGTGTACATCATTTTGCCTGTTCTGTGTGCGATACAAAAATGACTCAGAAATCGAAATTCTATGAATATGATGAGAAGCCAGTTTGTAAGAAATGTTATGAACGTTTCCCCACTGAGCTTAGAAAGCGTTTAAGAACAGCCCATGAAATGACCATgaataagaaaatgtaa
- the LOC111684629 gene encoding LIM and senescent cell antigen-like-containing domain protein 1 isoform X1 — MNKMERSFSRSQSQCAELQAANMSLDNLHCNRCADGFQPNEKIVNSNGELWHTQCFVCAQCFRSFPDGIFYEFEGRKYCEHDFHVLFAPCCNKCGEFVIGRVIKAMSASWHPQCFRCQLCAKELADSGFIRNQNRALCHECNAKVKAEITGRYVCQKCHGLIDEEPLRFRGEVYHGYHFNCTACGQELDSTAREVKSRPGLAANDMNELYCLRCHDKMGIPICGACRRPIEERVVTALGKHWHVEHFVCAKCEKPFLGHRHYEKRGLAYCETHYHQLFGNLCFVCNQVIAGDVFTALNKAWCVHHFACSVCDTKMTQKSKFYEYDEKPVCKKCYERFPTELRKRLRTAHEMTMNKKM; from the exons atgaataaaatggAAAGATCTTTTAGCAGAAGTCAAAGCCAATGTGCcga attACAGGCAGCTAACATGTCGTTGGACAATTTACATTGTAATCGATGTGCCGATGGTTTTCAGCCAAATGAAAAAATAGTCAATTCAAATGGTGAATTGTGGCATACACAATGTTTTGT TTGTGCCCAATGTTTCCGCTCTTTTCCCGATGGCATTTTCTATGAGTTTGAGGGTCGTAAATATTGTGAACATGATTTTCATGTCTTATTTGCACCCTGCTGCAATAAGTGTGGTGAATTTGTTATTGGACGTGTTATCAAAGCCATGTCGGCCAGTTGGCATCCACAGTGTTTCCGTTGTCAGTTGTGTGCCAAAGAATTGGCCGATAGCGGTTTTATACGTAATCAAAATCGTGCCTTATGTCATGAGTGTAATGCCAAGGTTAAGGCTGAAATAACTGGTCGTTATGTGTGCCAAAAATGCCA cGGTCTTATTGATGAGGAACCTTTGCGTTTCCGTGGTGAAGTTTATCATGGTTATCATTTCAATTGTACCGCTTGTGGCCAAGAATTAGATTCAACCGCCAGAGAGGTTAAAAGTCGTCCAGGTTTGGCAGCTAATGATATG AATGAATTATATTGCCTGCGTTGCCATGATAAAATGGGTATACCAATTTGTGGCGCCTGTCGTCGTCCCATAGAAGAACGTGTTGTCACCGCCCTGGGCAAACATTGGCATGTAGAG catTTTGTATGTGCCAAATGTGAAAAACCATTCTTGGGACATCGTCATTATGAGAAACGTGGCCTGGCATATTGTGAAACTCATTATCATCAATTGTTTGGCAATTTATGTTTTGTATGCAATCAAGTTATAGCCGGTGATG TTTTCACGGCCCTTAATAAAGCCTGGTGTGTACATCATTTTGCCTGTTCTGTGTGCGATACAAAAATGACTCAGAAATCGAAATTCTATGAATATGATGAGAAGCCAGTTTGTAAGAAATGTTATGAACGTTTCCCCACTGAGCTTAGAAAGCGTTTAAGAACAGCCCATGAAATGACCATgaataagaaaatgtaa